A part of Chthonomonadales bacterium genomic DNA contains:
- a CDS encoding exosortase/archaeosortase family protein: MSVSEVTEAVGAPAAAEPRASARAEVTEALAGVRRWPLAAKLAGLCLLALYVPVIRETAQVWMENENHAHGVFILPVAAAVLWLERRRMREAVYRPTAWGIVPLVFGLALEAVGYLGRVKFVAMASLVPTLAGALLLLHGRDLWRVWRFAVLFLLFAAPLPEAILSVPSTWVQSVSTRGATAVMSSIGYDILRSGNVIEVPGMSLQVAEACSGYKKLTALVAFALLYGFMFAASPLRRVLLVAGAVPIAVFANVLRVAGLIAVASAGGQSALHIAHDWAEMVVLVVAFFLFVLFGKLVGCGNLRYSR, translated from the coding sequence ATGAGCGTGAGCGAGGTCACCGAGGCGGTCGGCGCGCCGGCGGCCGCGGAGCCGCGCGCATCGGCGCGCGCGGAGGTGACCGAGGCGCTTGCCGGCGTACGCCGCTGGCCGCTCGCGGCCAAACTGGCGGGGCTGTGCCTGCTTGCCCTCTATGTGCCGGTGATCCGCGAGACGGCGCAGGTATGGATGGAGAACGAGAACCACGCGCATGGCGTGTTCATCCTGCCCGTCGCGGCGGCCGTGCTCTGGCTGGAGCGCCGCCGGATGCGCGAGGCCGTCTACCGCCCGACCGCGTGGGGGATCGTGCCGCTGGTCTTCGGCCTGGCGCTCGAGGCGGTGGGCTATCTGGGGCGCGTGAAGTTCGTGGCGATGGCTTCGCTGGTGCCGACGCTCGCCGGGGCGCTGCTGCTGCTGCACGGGCGCGACCTGTGGCGCGTGTGGCGCTTCGCGGTGCTCTTCCTGCTCTTCGCGGCGCCGCTGCCCGAGGCGATCCTGAGTGTGCCGAGCACCTGGGTCCAAAGCGTAAGCACACGGGGCGCCACGGCGGTAATGTCCAGCATCGGCTACGACATCCTGCGCTCGGGCAACGTGATCGAGGTCCCGGGGATGTCGCTACAGGTGGCGGAGGCCTGCAGCGGCTATAAGAAGCTGACTGCCCTGGTGGCCTTCGCGCTTCTGTACGGGTTCATGTTCGCGGCGAGCCCCCTGCGGCGCGTGCTGCTCGTGGCCGGCGCGGTGCCGATCGCTGTGTTCGCCAACGTGCTCCGCGTGGCCGGGCTGATCGCGGTGGCGTCGGCGGGAGGCCAATCGGCGCTGCATATCGCGCACGACTGGGCGGAGATGGTGGTGCTGGTGGTGGCCTTCTTCCTGTTCGTGCTCTTCGGAAAGCTGGTGGGATGCGGAAACCTTCGATACTCGCGGTAG
- a CDS encoding glycosyltransferase, whose protein sequence is MRFLILDTDYSGFLTDLYGRHRGLEMCSFAEQAHVRAESLFGSADFRSQNLRLLGHEAHEIWINNAPMMCAWAVEHGFSVPSEWELAIRYRRGIVPWIYRRPAANRFDELIIAQVKHYRPDVVFNIAMRFLSGGTLREIRRWTRALVGYHGSPIDMQSDYGQYDLIVSLLPDYVAQFRKVGLKAELCRLGFEPDILDRLHHSPPHDPVDVSFVGSVSSLHIGRIRLLEALCERTPIQIWANDFGALDEKSPICGRAHGPVWGLDMYRVLQASRITVNAHGEIANRYAANMRMYEATGVGTLLVTDWKPNLDSIFAIGEEVVAYRTPEECADLIISYLNSESARRGVAAAGQRRTLAEHTYRHRMGELVELVSTIL, encoded by the coding sequence GTGCGATTCCTGATTCTTGACACGGACTATTCGGGCTTCCTGACCGATCTCTACGGCCGACACCGTGGCTTGGAGATGTGTAGCTTTGCTGAGCAGGCACACGTGCGGGCGGAGTCGCTGTTCGGCTCGGCGGATTTTCGCTCGCAGAACCTCCGGCTGTTGGGCCATGAGGCACACGAGATATGGATTAACAATGCCCCTATGATGTGCGCTTGGGCAGTCGAGCACGGATTCTCGGTACCGAGTGAGTGGGAGTTGGCAATTCGGTATCGACGGGGCATCGTACCGTGGATCTACAGGCGCCCAGCAGCTAATCGGTTCGACGAACTGATCATTGCCCAGGTGAAGCACTACAGACCTGATGTCGTCTTCAACATCGCCATGCGTTTCTTGAGTGGCGGCACGTTGCGGGAGATCCGGAGGTGGACGCGGGCCCTGGTGGGGTATCACGGATCGCCAATTGATATGCAGTCCGATTATGGTCAATACGATCTGATTGTGTCACTGCTACCCGACTACGTGGCGCAGTTCCGGAAGGTAGGACTGAAGGCGGAGCTATGTAGACTTGGATTCGAGCCCGATATCTTGGACAGGCTCCACCATAGCCCGCCGCATGATCCTGTAGACGTGTCGTTTGTAGGTAGTGTCTCGAGCTTACATATCGGGCGCATCAGATTGCTGGAGGCTTTGTGCGAGAGGACTCCGATCCAGATCTGGGCGAATGACTTTGGAGCACTGGATGAGAAGTCTCCAATTTGCGGGCGTGCGCATGGGCCGGTATGGGGGCTGGATATGTACAGAGTGCTGCAGGCATCTCGCATCACGGTTAATGCGCATGGTGAAATAGCCAACCGATATGCAGCGAACATGCGGATGTATGAGGCGACTGGTGTGGGTACGCTGCTTGTGACGGATTGGAAACCCAATCTAGACAGTATCTTCGCCATTGGTGAGGAGGTGGTGGCGTACCGTACTCCCGAGGAATGCGCAGACCTGATAATCTCCTACTTGAACAGCGAGTCCGCTAGGCGCGGCGTGGCGGCTGCGGGACAGCGACGAACGCTAGCAGAGCACACGTATAGACACCGAATGGGCGAACTGGTCGAGCTGGTGAGCACGATCCTATGA
- a CDS encoding polysaccharide biosynthesis tyrosine autokinase — MDLVQPAESHPTVTAGDVLKVLWRRLWVIVLMLAFSLGTAYFVSKSTPKRWRGSAQMILIQRAAVVGSGGQTVSTSPMVETSETQIAMLQSIAMARRTIDWMKNDALSKGKPLDAIPEDVEDLQESISATAPRDTNLLNVSVEAGSRVEAEDLTNAVCQAFVQWKREVAQQNAQDTSSSLETRAARARTQMIEAEALQAEFNRQHRTADVSAQQKALADEYMARDAEVQQLKQVLAAGGARLREAEQRLRGANAAIAGTGGVRDDGALGSLQAKLNDLELQRATLLRQYMPAHPEVRKVDGEIAFVKTQLAQALRTRVQDKRPTLEAQGTLAEEYRQAQLETLFTRAKLDAAARFRDQLRGQISGVPRLNMEYARLVRNAELARNLYTSLQTALNSVRLDKDMASGNVQIAQYAFVPDDPFRPSRSRDLLFGGAIGVFLAIVSVLLLEQSDRRVRSVDDVRRLVNGPVVGVLPRIPRSDIEGLATGDSRVPAVDAYSLARANLSLALRSTGHADPWHQQIILVTSAIPGEGKSVTAAAMARTIARSGKSVILVDTDVRRPSMSRIFGTAETSGLSDVLTGEMPLSEAIVSTDTPNLYLVHAGPMVHNPTELLSLPVLKETLERLRAEADVVVLDAAACTAVADALLLAPHVDCILYVVGAGLVDQGIVRDTVAALSAAAPDTMVFFVNRAPREHAHTYRYYYAYSGAGARRDGRRGNGYHDAGSELWDLSDGTIGPSMPRGHDTSEE, encoded by the coding sequence ATGGATCTCGTGCAACCCGCTGAGTCGCACCCGACCGTAACCGCCGGCGATGTCCTGAAGGTACTCTGGCGGCGGCTATGGGTGATCGTTCTAATGCTGGCGTTTTCGCTGGGCACGGCCTACTTCGTATCGAAGAGCACGCCGAAGCGCTGGCGCGGCAGCGCGCAGATGATCCTGATCCAGCGCGCCGCGGTTGTCGGCTCCGGTGGGCAGACCGTCTCGACCTCTCCGATGGTGGAGACCTCCGAGACTCAGATCGCGATGCTCCAGAGCATCGCGATGGCCCGGCGGACCATCGATTGGATGAAGAACGACGCGCTCTCCAAGGGCAAGCCGCTCGACGCCATCCCCGAGGACGTCGAGGATCTTCAGGAGAGCATCAGCGCCACGGCGCCCAGGGACACGAACCTTCTCAACGTGAGCGTGGAGGCTGGGAGCCGCGTGGAGGCCGAGGATCTGACCAACGCGGTTTGCCAGGCCTTCGTGCAATGGAAGCGTGAGGTGGCGCAGCAAAACGCGCAAGACACCTCCAGCAGTCTGGAGACGCGCGCCGCTCGTGCGCGGACCCAGATGATCGAGGCAGAGGCGCTGCAGGCCGAGTTTAACCGCCAACACAGGACCGCGGATGTCTCCGCGCAGCAGAAGGCGCTGGCGGACGAGTATATGGCGCGCGACGCCGAGGTGCAGCAACTCAAGCAGGTGCTTGCCGCCGGCGGTGCGCGCCTTCGCGAAGCGGAGCAGCGGCTGCGCGGGGCCAATGCCGCTATCGCCGGTACCGGCGGCGTTCGCGACGACGGCGCCCTCGGGAGCTTGCAGGCCAAGCTCAACGATCTCGAGTTGCAGCGCGCCACGCTCCTGCGCCAGTACATGCCCGCGCACCCGGAGGTTCGCAAGGTCGATGGGGAGATCGCGTTCGTAAAGACGCAACTCGCCCAGGCCTTGCGGACGCGCGTGCAGGACAAGCGCCCGACCCTCGAGGCGCAGGGCACGCTGGCCGAGGAGTATCGGCAAGCGCAGCTTGAGACGCTCTTCACGCGCGCCAAGCTGGATGCGGCGGCCCGGTTCCGCGACCAGCTCCGGGGCCAGATCTCCGGCGTGCCGCGACTCAACATGGAGTACGCCCGGCTGGTTCGGAACGCCGAGCTCGCGCGCAATCTCTACACGTCCCTGCAGACGGCTCTCAACTCCGTGCGGCTCGACAAGGACATGGCCAGCGGCAACGTGCAGATCGCCCAGTATGCCTTCGTGCCGGACGATCCGTTCCGCCCGAGCCGCTCGCGCGATCTCCTGTTCGGCGGGGCCATCGGCGTCTTCCTGGCCATCGTGTCGGTGCTTCTTCTGGAGCAGTCGGATCGGAGGGTGCGCAGCGTGGACGACGTGCGGCGGCTGGTGAACGGGCCGGTGGTGGGGGTGCTCCCGCGGATCCCGCGCTCCGACATCGAGGGCCTCGCGACCGGCGACTCGCGCGTGCCCGCGGTGGATGCCTACAGCCTGGCGCGCGCCAACCTCTCGCTGGCGCTGCGGAGCACCGGGCACGCCGACCCGTGGCATCAGCAGATCATCCTGGTCACGAGCGCCATTCCTGGCGAGGGGAAATCCGTCACGGCGGCGGCGATGGCGCGCACCATCGCGCGATCGGGCAAGAGCGTGATCCTGGTCGACACGGACGTGCGCCGCCCATCGATGAGCCGCATATTCGGGACTGCCGAGACGAGTGGTCTCTCCGACGTGCTGACCGGAGAGATGCCGCTCTCCGAGGCGATCGTCTCGACGGACACGCCGAACCTTTACCTGGTGCACGCCGGCCCGATGGTGCACAATCCGACCGAGCTGCTCTCCCTGCCCGTGCTCAAGGAGACACTCGAGCGGCTACGCGCGGAGGCCGACGTGGTGGTGCTGGACGCCGCCGCTTGCACGGCCGTGGCGGACGCGCTGCTCCTGGCGCCGCACGTCGACTGCATCCTCTACGTGGTTGGCGCCGGGTTGGTGGACCAGGGCATTGTGCGCGACACGGTGGCGGCGCTTTCGGCGGCCGCGCCGGACACGATGGTCTTCTTCGTGAACCGCGCGCCGCGCGAGCACGCCCACACCTACCGCTACTACTACGCCTACAGCGGGGCGGGCGCAAGGCGCGACGGCCGGAGAGGCAACGGCTATCACGATGCGGGCTCGGAACTCTGGGACCTGAGCGACGGCACGATCGGCCCGTCGATGCCGCGCGGACACGACACGTCGGAGGAGTAG
- a CDS encoding glycosyltransferase family 4 protein, with protein MSAVTQPSTREPGVGRLRVAFFDSAGAGWTGGVHYLRNLCLAIRSLGDEERPEILFVATSGAVAPALVGLADRVVEAPRGSEGLGLGQRLINRVHRRTRLSLPAETSTSRRLRAEGASVVFGCFDPGEGLRLPFVGWIPDFQHVRLAAMFAAEERGARDAQFRALAERAALVVLSSRDARADFEGFAPEHRDKARVLPFVASIPGAVYEADPAWVCRQYRLPERFFYLPNQFWKHKNHRLVLDALDILRDREPDVVVVCTGNSSDHRNPTYFGELLADISARGLRERMVVLGMVPSEHILPLMRQSVALLQPSLFEGWSTTVEEAKSLGKRAVLSDLVVHREQDPPRAAYFDRSSAEDLASVLSAVWRDAAPGPNLRLEAEARAAFTERQRGFGRMFARAVEEAADGRVARRS; from the coding sequence GTGAGCGCAGTCACACAACCGAGCACCAGGGAGCCCGGGGTTGGTCGGCTGCGGGTCGCGTTCTTCGATTCCGCGGGGGCGGGATGGACCGGGGGTGTGCACTACCTGCGCAACCTCTGCCTCGCCATCCGGTCGCTTGGCGACGAGGAGCGCCCGGAGATCCTGTTCGTGGCCACTTCGGGCGCCGTCGCGCCAGCGCTTGTCGGGCTGGCGGACCGCGTTGTGGAGGCGCCGCGCGGCAGCGAGGGGCTCGGCCTGGGGCAGCGGCTGATCAACCGGGTTCATCGGCGCACCCGGCTCTCGCTGCCGGCGGAGACGTCGACGTCGCGCCGTCTGCGTGCAGAGGGCGCATCGGTCGTGTTCGGGTGCTTCGATCCCGGAGAAGGTCTCCGGCTGCCGTTCGTCGGCTGGATACCGGATTTCCAGCACGTGCGGCTCGCCGCCATGTTCGCGGCAGAAGAGCGTGGCGCGCGTGACGCCCAGTTTCGCGCTCTGGCGGAGCGGGCGGCTCTGGTCGTACTGAGCAGCCGCGACGCGCGGGCGGACTTCGAAGGGTTCGCACCCGAGCACCGGGACAAGGCGCGCGTGCTTCCTTTCGTCGCGTCCATTCCCGGGGCGGTGTACGAGGCGGATCCCGCGTGGGTATGCCGGCAGTACCGGCTGCCGGAGCGCTTCTTCTACCTGCCCAACCAGTTTTGGAAGCACAAGAACCACCGGCTAGTGCTGGATGCCCTGGACATCTTGCGGGACCGGGAGCCGGACGTCGTCGTCGTCTGCACGGGCAACTCCAGCGACCACCGGAACCCGACGTACTTCGGTGAGTTGCTCGCCGACATCTCTGCGCGCGGATTGCGCGAACGGATGGTCGTTCTCGGGATGGTCCCTTCGGAGCACATCCTTCCGTTGATGCGGCAATCCGTGGCACTGCTCCAGCCCTCGCTCTTCGAAGGGTGGAGCACGACCGTGGAGGAGGCGAAGTCGCTGGGTAAGCGCGCCGTGCTCTCCGACCTGGTCGTACATCGTGAGCAGGACCCGCCCCGCGCGGCCTACTTCGACCGATCGAGCGCCGAGGACCTCGCGTCCGTGCTCAGCGCGGTCTGGCGTGATGCGGCCCCCGGGCCGAATCTGCGGCTCGAGGCGGAGGCGAGAGCGGCGTTCACAGAGCGCCAGCGGGGTTTTGGGCGTATGTTTGCCCGAGCGGTGGAAGAGGCTGCCGATGGCCGAGTCGCGCGCCGGAGCTGA
- a CDS encoding exosortase-associated EpsI family protein has product MRKPSILAVAALALLGVALAGNHAFGRLPLTRLRVVPVAEFPRQVGGWTAKADRPLDAETRKALPTASVLDRVYLSRSGMPLNLVLVSAGNYKDFHDPNVCFPSQGYQLGEETTCRVGGRGMSEMVARKEGSGIAVLFWLEGDQLPGVPNTSLWGKISGLRRLVTREQGQTLFVRVTAPEGPEARGEMRAFAQAILPSVRALLRSGAPTGGEGRA; this is encoded by the coding sequence ATGCGGAAACCTTCGATACTCGCGGTAGCGGCGCTCGCGCTGCTCGGGGTCGCCCTGGCGGGCAACCATGCGTTCGGGCGGCTTCCGCTCACGCGGCTGCGCGTGGTGCCCGTGGCCGAGTTCCCGAGGCAGGTGGGCGGCTGGACGGCGAAGGCGGACCGGCCGCTGGACGCGGAGACGCGCAAGGCGCTTCCCACGGCGAGCGTGCTCGACCGCGTCTACCTGAGCCGCTCCGGCATGCCGCTTAACCTGGTGCTGGTGAGCGCCGGCAACTACAAGGATTTCCACGACCCCAACGTCTGCTTCCCGAGCCAGGGCTACCAGCTTGGCGAGGAGACGACCTGCCGGGTGGGCGGGCGGGGCATGAGCGAGATGGTGGCGCGCAAGGAGGGCAGCGGCATCGCGGTGCTCTTCTGGCTGGAGGGGGACCAGCTCCCGGGCGTGCCGAACACGAGCCTGTGGGGGAAGATCTCGGGGCTGCGGCGGCTGGTGACGCGGGAGCAGGGGCAGACGCTCTTCGTGCGGGTGACGGCGCCGGAGGGACCGGAGGCGCGCGGCGAGATGCGCGCCTTCGCGCAGGCGATCCTGCCGTCGGTGCGGGCGCTGCTGCGGTCCGGCGCGCCGACGGGCGGCGAGGGGAGGGCGTAG
- a CDS encoding serine acetyltransferase has translation MVWAARLLKLANYLLFRAILPYQAEIERDIALEHYGLGVVIHPNVTLGHGVRIYHHVTLASETWIGSPHRIRVGDGTMIGAGAVLLCKRERDLVIGAGAVVGANAVVTRDVAPGQTVVGAPARPVERRTNGAPVEAGMAAMGGWWGAP, from the coding sequence CTGGTGTGGGCAGCCCGGCTCCTCAAGTTAGCGAACTATCTGTTGTTCCGGGCGATTCTCCCCTATCAGGCGGAGATCGAGCGAGACATCGCGCTGGAGCACTACGGTCTGGGGGTCGTCATCCATCCGAACGTGACGCTGGGGCACGGTGTGCGGATCTACCACCACGTGACTCTGGCTTCGGAGACCTGGATCGGTTCGCCCCATCGTATTCGGGTGGGAGACGGGACGATGATCGGCGCGGGGGCGGTGCTCCTGTGCAAGCGGGAGCGCGACCTGGTCATCGGCGCGGGCGCGGTGGTCGGGGCGAACGCGGTGGTCACGCGCGATGTGGCGCCCGGGCAGACGGTGGTGGGGGCGCCGGCGCGGCCGGTGGAGCGGCGGACCAACGGCGCGCCGGTGGAGGCGGGCATGGCGGCGATGGGTGGATGGTGGGGGGCTCCATGA
- a CDS encoding glycosyltransferase, with amino-acid sequence MKVAIVHDFLTQMGGAEKVVEVLHDMFPDAPVYTSVYDAATMPTYYRTWDIHTTFLQWMPLKRRLHRLALMLYPIAFEGMDLSGFDLVISSSSAFAKGVVTLPDTLHVTYCHTPMRFAWMARGYMKNERAGRFLRGLLAPGLHYLRVWDAVATSRVDRFIANSRIVARRIEKFYRRECDIVHPPVDVQRFQISSEVEDYYLIASRCIPYKRIDLAIEAFTRLGRRLLVVGDGRQMKRLRARAGASVEFRGRVSDTELAGLMSRAFAYVMPGEEDFGIAPVEANACGRPVIAYGAGGALDSQIDGVTGVLFGEQTIESLCAAVNRLDTLALNPAAIREHAMRFSAENFRRGILRVIEDELARDGRAVAMAAAANGRERDRSRVVGSGRG; translated from the coding sequence ATGAAGGTTGCGATCGTTCACGATTTCCTGACGCAGATGGGTGGAGCGGAGAAGGTCGTGGAGGTGCTCCACGACATGTTCCCGGACGCCCCCGTCTATACCTCGGTCTACGATGCCGCCACCATGCCGACATACTATCGGACGTGGGACATCCACACAACCTTCCTCCAGTGGATGCCCCTGAAGCGCCGGCTGCACCGCTTGGCCCTCATGCTCTACCCGATTGCCTTTGAGGGCATGGACCTGAGCGGCTTCGACCTGGTGATCAGCTCCTCCTCGGCTTTCGCCAAGGGCGTGGTGACTCTTCCGGACACGCTCCATGTGACCTATTGCCATACGCCGATGCGCTTCGCCTGGATGGCGCGCGGCTACATGAAGAACGAGCGTGCCGGGCGCTTCCTGCGCGGCCTGCTCGCTCCCGGGCTTCACTACCTGCGCGTGTGGGACGCCGTGGCCACGAGCCGTGTGGACCGCTTCATCGCCAACTCCCGCATCGTGGCGCGCCGCATCGAGAAGTTCTACCGGCGAGAGTGCGACATCGTGCACCCTCCCGTCGACGTGCAGCGGTTCCAGATATCGTCGGAGGTGGAAGACTACTACCTGATCGCCTCGCGGTGTATCCCGTACAAGCGGATCGACCTGGCGATTGAAGCGTTCACGCGCCTGGGTCGGCGCCTGCTCGTGGTGGGGGATGGGCGGCAGATGAAGCGTCTTCGGGCGCGCGCGGGGGCCAGCGTTGAGTTTCGCGGGCGGGTGAGCGACACGGAGTTGGCGGGGCTGATGTCGCGCGCCTTCGCGTACGTGATGCCGGGCGAGGAGGACTTCGGCATCGCCCCGGTGGAGGCGAACGCCTGTGGCCGGCCCGTCATCGCCTACGGCGCCGGAGGCGCCCTCGACTCACAGATCGACGGCGTGACGGGAGTGCTGTTCGGGGAGCAGACGATCGAGTCGCTCTGCGCGGCGGTCAACCGGTTGGACACGCTCGCGCTGAACCCGGCGGCGATCCGGGAGCACGCCATGCGATTCAGCGCGGAGAACTTCCGCCGGGGGATCCTGCGGGTCATCGAAGACGAGTTGGCGCGCGACGGGCGGGCTGTGGCGATGGCCGCGGCCGCGAATGGACGAGAGCGCGACCGATCGCGTGTGGTGGGGAGCGGCCGTGGCTGA
- a CDS encoding ABC transporter permease, with protein MEAVEKPALVIRPASGWQAVNLREIWRFRDLLLTLAGRDVKLRYRQTALGAIWVVLQPLVGAGIFSFVFGRVAKLPSDGVPYFLFSYAGLLGWNAFSATLTKSSQSLVGNAGLVSKVYFPRLVLPLSSVPSVLIDFAVALGMMAALMCLNGVAPHWGLLLLPVWLAVLLGLALGMGLIFSALMVTYRDVMHVLPVLTQMLLYASPVAYAVSAVPERLRSVYLLNPLSGLLEAFRWSLLGTGHLRPAYVAYSAGFTLVVLAAGAFSFRRMERRFADVI; from the coding sequence GTGGAGGCGGTCGAGAAGCCGGCCCTGGTGATCCGCCCGGCGTCGGGTTGGCAGGCGGTGAACCTGCGAGAGATCTGGCGGTTTCGGGACCTTCTGCTGACGCTGGCCGGGCGCGACGTGAAGCTGCGCTACCGGCAGACGGCGCTGGGGGCCATCTGGGTGGTGCTCCAACCGCTGGTGGGCGCCGGGATCTTCTCGTTCGTCTTTGGCCGGGTGGCGAAGCTGCCGAGCGACGGCGTGCCCTACTTCCTCTTCTCCTACGCCGGGCTGCTCGGCTGGAACGCGTTCAGCGCGACCCTGACGAAGTCAAGCCAGAGCCTGGTGGGCAACGCCGGCCTGGTCTCGAAGGTCTACTTTCCGCGGCTCGTGCTGCCGCTCTCGTCGGTCCCCTCGGTGCTCATCGACTTCGCCGTGGCGCTCGGGATGATGGCGGCGCTGATGTGTCTGAACGGCGTGGCGCCGCACTGGGGGCTCCTGCTCCTGCCCGTGTGGCTGGCGGTGCTGCTCGGGCTGGCGCTGGGGATGGGGCTCATCTTCTCGGCGCTCATGGTGACCTACCGGGACGTGATGCACGTGCTGCCGGTGCTGACGCAGATGCTGCTCTACGCGAGCCCGGTGGCCTACGCGGTGAGCGCGGTGCCGGAGCGCCTGCGGTCGGTCTACCTGCTGAACCCGCTCTCGGGGCTGCTGGAGGCGTTCCGCTGGTCGCTGCTCGGCACCGGTCATCTGCGGCCCGCCTACGTCGCGTACTCGGCCGGCTTCACGCTCGTCGTGCTGGCGGCGGGGGCGTTCTCGTTCCGGCGGATGGAGCGCCGGTTTGCGGACGTGATCTAG
- a CDS encoding acyltransferase, whose protein sequence is MLARAKAALVGRLARAIEEHQRRTVHGPAEVDPSACVHLEARLQNPTDDAHRIRIGAHTHVLGRLLVHPHGGVIDIGTWSYVGHRTDISSMASVHIGDRVLIAHDVNIFDNTAHPRDAGTRHRHHAHIVERGHPLCGELLEGIGTSPVVIEDDVWISFGVSVLRGVRIGAGSIIAAGATVTHDVPPGVLYRCEVRPIMTPLQG, encoded by the coding sequence ATGCTCGCAAGGGCGAAGGCGGCTCTCGTCGGCCGTCTGGCGAGGGCCATCGAGGAGCACCAGCGTCGCACAGTCCACGGTCCGGCCGAGGTAGATCCGTCGGCCTGCGTGCACCTGGAGGCGAGGCTGCAGAATCCGACGGACGACGCGCATCGGATCCGGATCGGCGCGCATACCCATGTGTTGGGTCGGCTCCTCGTCCATCCGCACGGCGGGGTGATCGACATCGGGACATGGAGCTACGTGGGGCACCGAACCGATATCTCCTCCATGGCAAGCGTACACATCGGCGACCGGGTGCTGATCGCCCATGACGTGAACATCTTCGACAATACGGCGCACCCGAGGGACGCGGGTACCCGTCATCGCCACCACGCGCATATCGTCGAGAGAGGGCACCCGCTGTGCGGGGAGCTGCTGGAAGGGATCGGGACGTCGCCGGTGGTTATCGAAGACGATGTGTGGATCAGCTTCGGCGTCAGCGTTTTGCGCGGCGTACGCATCGGGGCTGGGAGCATCATCGCGGCGGGCGCCACTGTGACGCACGATGTGCCACCGGGCGTGCTCTACCGGTGCGAGGTGCGCCCGATCATGACGCCGCTGCAGGGGTAG
- a CDS encoding ABC transporter ATP-binding protein → MPNDTAISIRGLSKAYTIAHNQAKHTLLGEALLERLRRPFGGAERETFWALRDVSFDVKKGEVVGIIGRNGAGKSTLLKILSRITEPTAGEVKLYGRVGSLLEVGTGFHPELTGRENIYLNGAILGMKRREIDRQFDAIVDFAEVEQFLDTPVKRYSSGMYVRMAFAVAAHLNPEILIVDEVLAVGDVAFQRKCLGKMQDVSRQEGRTVLFVSHNMAAIENLCPRAVLMRRGNVAFDGIAADCTGRYAATGTPTEASEPRMPGAAITRVRLLDRGGQCRSSLRSGEGMLVAVDLRPTSRLSHVRVGIGINDTTGQRLATLQTHYTGFEIDSVDENVTVMCEVPEVALAPGEYGFTIAVASGQQSIDQLELPGFLSIVASDYYGHGTLPARTQGPFLMKHTWRSSRQDESASERAPDVNSAMV, encoded by the coding sequence ATGCCCAACGACACCGCCATCTCGATTCGCGGCCTCTCCAAGGCCTACACGATCGCCCATAATCAGGCGAAGCACACCCTGCTTGGCGAAGCGCTGCTCGAGCGTCTGCGCCGCCCGTTCGGCGGGGCGGAGCGCGAGACGTTCTGGGCGCTGCGCGACGTGTCCTTCGACGTGAAGAAGGGCGAGGTGGTGGGCATCATCGGGCGCAACGGCGCCGGCAAGAGCACGCTGCTGAAGATCCTGAGCCGCATCACGGAGCCGACGGCGGGAGAGGTGAAGCTCTATGGCCGGGTCGGCAGCCTGCTGGAGGTGGGCACGGGCTTTCACCCGGAGCTGACGGGGCGCGAGAACATCTACCTGAACGGCGCGATCCTGGGGATGAAGCGGCGGGAGATCGACCGCCAGTTCGACGCGATCGTGGACTTCGCGGAGGTGGAGCAGTTCCTGGACACGCCGGTGAAGCGCTACTCGAGCGGCATGTACGTGCGGATGGCCTTCGCGGTGGCGGCGCACCTGAACCCGGAGATCCTGATCGTGGACGAGGTGCTGGCGGTGGGTGACGTGGCGTTCCAGAGGAAGTGCCTGGGGAAGATGCAGGACGTGTCGCGGCAGGAAGGGCGGACGGTGCTGTTCGTGAGCCATAACATGGCGGCAATTGAGAACCTCTGCCCGCGTGCGGTGTTGATGCGACGCGGCAATGTTGCCTTCGACGGCATTGCTGCCGACTGCACGGGGAGGTACGCAGCCACAGGGACGCCCACTGAGGCCTCCGAGCCACGGATGCCAGGCGCAGCGATCACGCGTGTGCGGCTGCTTGATCGTGGCGGCCAATGCCGGTCATCACTCAGGTCCGGCGAAGGGATGCTTGTCGCTGTCGATCTCAGACCGACATCTCGACTCAGCCACGTCCGTGTGGGCATCGGCATCAACGATACGACGGGCCAGCGCCTTGCGACGCTGCAGACCCACTACACTGGCTTCGAAATCGACTCGGTTGACGAGAACGTCACCGTCATGTGCGAGGTGCCGGAGGTCGCTCTTGCGCCAGGTGAGTACGGATTCACGATCGCCGTGGCATCCGGCCAGCAGAGCATTGACCAGCTGGAGCTGCCTGGGTTCCTCAGCATTGTCGCCTCGGACTACTATGGGCATGGCACGCTGCCCGCTCGCACACAGGGCCCCTTCCTGATGAAGCACACCTGGCGTAGCTCTCGACAGGACGAATCCGCCAGCGAGCGCGCTCCCGACGTCAACTCCGCAATGGTGTAG